A region of Theileria annulata chromosome 2, complete sequence, *** SEQUENCING IN PROGRESS *** DNA encodes the following proteins:
- a CDS encoding uncharacterized protein (1 probable transmembrane helix predicted for TA15340 by TMHMM2.0 at aa 15-36;~Signal anchor predicted for TA15340 by SignalP 2.0 HMM (Signal peptide probability 0.003, signal anchor probability 0.721) with cleavage site probability 0.001 between residues 31 and 32): MCFDLFRDSSEDTELIVLVVPLGLFLPLQIPRLIFWKNTAMIATQDKPENTHRYFIIISNSYFRFIFRVFSCNFQLSKSQFSINLISENFPQKNSSLLIQFMSYN, from the coding sequence ATGTgttttgatttatttagAGATTCTTCGGAAGACACAGAGCTCATCGTTTTGGTCGTCCCTTTGGGCTTATTTCTCCCCCTGCAAATACCTCGCTTAATTTTCTGGAAAAATACAGCCATGATAGCGACGCAAGACAAACCCGAAAATACACACCGATACTTCATTATAATCTCAAATTCTTATTTTCGTTTTATCTTTAGAGTATTTTCATGTAATTTTCAGTTATCTAAGAGCCaatttagtattaatttaatttcgGAGAATTTTCCGCAAAAAAATTCCAGCCTTTTAATCCAATTTATGAGCTACAATTAA
- a CDS encoding uncharacterized protein (chr2.C.cand.57 - WW, FF domains): MEGNTITTKSIYFNFPKNIYTKKSQWEKPNELKTEKELIIEAKTKWRTFATAEGKVFYYNSETKESVWEVPEEVKNLLGEDNLLDTVQDNTKAAFLTFLEGFNFTQKTTWENALKLLEADPKWPVFSILSKGDKKQLFSEFCSQIHRRKQEEQRKKKGMLEEVMTRELLAWDELSYSTVYADIAKHFHTAEWWDWGDELTRDSIFQEFMEREEVRLKKKRKESKIAAMDTLIDLMTKDYSQELTPWETAKTKYLGFQGLYNIDVLNSHKYVFKEVFVEKFKEAQRTSFRLQRKIRQRFLTFLQMMVEKGEINENTKFSDFISNHSTEAVYVDLVGQPGSTPIDLFTEIQQSLV; this comes from the exons ATGGAAGGAAATACTATTACAACCAAAAg TATTTACTTCAATTTccctaaaaatatttat ACAAAGAAATCACAATGGGAGAAACCAAATGAACTGAAGACTGAGAAGGAGTTGATAATAGAAGCGAAAACTAAGTGGCGGACTTTTGCAACTGCCGAGGGGAAAGTATTTTACTACAACAGTGAGACTAAAGAGAGTGTTTGGGAGGTACCAGAGGAGGTTAAGAATCTGCTGGGAGAGGATAATCTACTTGACACAGTTCAGGATAATACCAAGGCCGCATTCCTAACCTTCCTCGAAGGCTTTAATTTCACTCAAAAAACCACCTGGGAAAATGCCCTCAAACTATTAGAAGCCGATCCAAA ATGGCCtgtattttcaatattatcaaaagGAGATAAGAAGCAGTTGTTTTCTGAGTTTTGTAGTCAGATTCACCGCCGAAAACAGGAGGAGCAGAGGAAGAAGAAGGGGATGCTAGAGGAGGTAATGACTCGTGAGTTGTTGGCATGGGATGAGTTGTCCTACTCTACAGTGTATGCAGACATCGCAAAACACTTTCACACCGCTGAGTGGTGGGACTGGGGTGACGAGTTGACCAGGGACTCTATATTCCAGGAGTTTATGGAGAGGGAGGAAGTTAGGCTAAAGAAGAAACGGAAGGAGTCCAAAATCGCAGCAATGGATACTTTAATTGATCTAATGACTAAAGACTATTCCCAGGAGCTTACGCCCTGGGAAACCGCTAAGACCAAGTATCTCGGCTTCCAAGGGCTTTACAACATCGATGTACTTAACTCTCACAAATACGTCTTCAAGGAAGTTTTCGTCGAAAAATTCAAGGAAGCTCAGAGGACTTCCTTTAGACTACAAAGGAAAATTAGGCAAAgatttttaacttttttaCAG ATGATGGTTGAGAAGGGAGAGATAAATGAGAATACCAAGTTTTCGgattttatttctaatcATTCTACCGAAGCTGTCTATGTCGATCTAGTTGGTCAGCCAGGATCAACACCAATTGATTTATTCACTGAAATTCAACAATCTTTGGTATAG
- a CDS encoding uncharacterized protein (chr2.cand.452 - score = 6.55), which translates to MKKSKENEELWEERKKLVNEILKDYTSNVNECLKIKVNSTHSINTIIVNSKGILNFFQDFYELFHQNSSNAIT; encoded by the coding sequence ATGAAGAAGAGTAAAGAGAACGAAGAGCTGTGGGAAGAGAGGAAGAAACTAGTGAACGAAATCCTAAAGGACTACACATCAAACGTAAACGAATGTCTCAAAATTAAAGTAAATTCTACCCATAGTATTAACACCATTATTGTCAACAGTAAAGGaattcttaatttttttcaGGATTTTTATGAATTATTTCATCAAAATTCATCAAACGCAATTACATAA
- a CDS encoding ubiquitin carboxyl-terminal hydrolase, putative (all_bases.cand.1290 - ubiquitin carboxyl-terminal hydrolase, zinc finger), with translation MVGRPKKSGGKRSKSSSPVPKSNPRAGRSPKLKPVKETPPKVEESTRTRSSRTSKRSLSSSKSSVSPSKSPSKSPPKRAKSSSKSPSRPKKGQKVNDESVLSHNNDKNLDETLTIAQCDEPLSSQNESSVPQVPVPPKVKVLNCPYLGTINRHLLDFDFEKVCSITLSNVHVYACLVCGKYFQGRGKNTYCYTHALEECHYLFMNLEDCRVYCIPENYPVDDASLDDIKHFLKPVYTKKDVQTLSTQVIYGKALDGTDFIPGCIGLNNLKNTDYFNVIIQLICVVEPLRNLFLVFDVNRVQPPDPVIITLSQLIRKIFNVKNFKGIVSPHEFVQSVGIVTNGLYKIGVQSDPVSLLSWLLARIHQKLHNRNTKESVVTKTFGGELLIKTLKKTRWETERQPFRMLSLTVPEAPIFKDSMDSNAIPQAQIFELLSKYDGVTETVNANGDVCTYKLSKLPKYLILIIKRFTKNNFFLEKNPTIVSFPMKNLDLKDYVTEEIKDSVTRYDLYCNICHEGKPTGGIFKVHVYHAPSGNWFQMEDLLVTSILPQQVALTESYVQVYKRQDLTTVPEEEVDMFS, from the exons ATGGTGGGAAGACCAAAGAAGTCAGGTGGAAAAAGATCGAAATCTTCTTCACCTGTGCCTAAATCTAACCCAAGAGCTGGAAGATCTCCTAAGCTTAAACCCGTTAAGGAAACTCCACCAAAAGTTGAGGAATCTACACGCACAAGGTCTTCAAGAACCTCTAAAAGATCGCTTTCAAGCAGTAAATCTTCAGTTTCACCTTCTAAATCACCTAGCAAATCACCACCTAAAAGGGCTAAATCTTCATCTAAGTCTCCTTCAAGGCCTAAAAAAGGCCAGAAAGTTAATGATGAAAGTGTGTTATCTCATAACAACGATAAGAATTTGGATGAGACTCTGACTATCGCACAATGTGACGAACCTTTGAGTTCTCAAAATGAATCTTCTGTACCTCAAGTTCCAGTTCCTCCCAAAG TTAAAGTATTGAATTGTCCATATTTGGGCACTATAAATCGTCACCTTTTGGACTTTGACTTTGAGAAGGTTTGCTCCATTACCCTCAGTAACGTTCACGTTTACGCTTGTCTCGTCTGCGGGAAGTACTTTCAAG GAAGAGGTAAAAACACCTACTGCTACACCCACGCACTCGAGGAATGCCATTATTTGTTCATGAACCTCGAGGACTGCAGAGTCTACTGCATTCCAGAAAATTACCCAGTGGACGATGCCTCCCTTGATGATATTAAG CATTTTTTGAAACCCGTTTACACTAAGAAAGATGTTCAAACCCTATCAACTCAAGTTATTTACGGAAAAGCATTAGATGGAACCGACTTCATTCCAG GTTGTATCGGATTAAATAACCTGAAAAACACTGACTATTTCAATGTAATAATACAG TTGATTTGTGTTGTGGAACCGCTGCGTAACTTGTTTCTTGTTTTTGACGTGAACAGGGTCCAGCCACCTGATCCAGTCATAATTACACTTTCTCAGCTCATCCGTAAAATCTTTAACGTTAAAAATTTCAAGGGCATTGTTTCACCTCACGAATTCGTTCAG TCTGTGGGAATTGTAACAAATGGATTATATAAGATTGGAGTGCAATCTGACCCGGTTTCCCTTTTATCTTGGCTTTTGGCAAGAATACACCAGAAGTTACATAACAGAAACACTAAAG AGAGTGTTGTTACCAAGACCTTCGGAGGCGAGCTACTCATCAAAACACTCAAAAAAACTCGTTGGGAAACTGAACGTCAGCCCTTCAG GATGTTAAGTTTAACTGTACCTGAAGCTCCAATTTTTAAGGATTCTATGGATTCTAATGCTATTCCACAG GCACAGATATTTGAGTTGTTGAGTAAGTACGATGGAGTGACTGAAACCGTTAACGCAAATGGAGACGTTTGTACTTATAAGTTATCGAAGTTGCCGAAGTACCTCATCTTGATCATCAAGCGCTTCACCAAAAACAACTTCTTCCTGGAAAAAAATCCCACTATCGTCTCATTTCCGATGAAAAATCTAGACCTGAAAGATT ATGTAACTGAGGAAATTAAGGATTCAGTAACGAGATATGATTTGTACTGTAACATATGTCACGAGGGGAAACCCACTGGAGGTATTTTTAAGGTCCATGTATACCATGCACCCTCTGGAAACTGGTTCCAAATGGAAGATCTACTAGTAACTTCTATACTTCCACAACAAGTTGCTCTCACAG AATCATATGTTCAAGTATACAAGAGACAAGATTTGACAACCGTGCCAGAGGAAGAAGTGGATATGttttcataa
- a CDS encoding uncharacterized protein (chr2.cand.450 - score = 34.02;~1 probable transmembrane helix predicted for TA15345 by TMHMM2.0 at aa 512-534): MKQIILLISINKSLQREGASPETLDDVNSLIDYVVHSKQTNVNRTKPLKDVVRKKIEVPPTVLHKDENVVSYPFQIPPRYIRYIQTRVSVPGIKISENTVIHYNLYKEDRVFIETFNSRSSDLQISTVSHLYNLGQLISNEFLIIMDILEKTASQCNANKPFSYEFGLLMARENGVSVPAYILREVHTVSLHHSLKDILYTRFAHWVRRRNEFGLPLIRHLWPQTCPNDTSPLALFRPRAKDKMLLRRSRRTQAENIQYLYHLIDGFKRVLKILSKMRQRDEKKLILAELDIVLFDQRRNELVDPTYTCPFWNCILDIKKSKAVKRRKTNSICSDEGIPGRDMKLDYVERTVLGENVLDLPEPESYKTMRLTRRLGRGGRIWIDRFHINHNTSNSLNNSNSHTTTKDTNTNNTKESGTNANASETSDNTNTTADNTENAQMDKELKIKKEPVEQESDKEGVEDEVAINNNLDRALNLSNFDNFNIYSNETVLDTRPPFANPYEAGHVYNTLVLYYYHLICLLFLLTLVILVIYVMCRIIDVFDTWIHKEAVPGAELAGQHERAGLIKVISSAPQNNSIHSFA; the protein is encoded by the exons atgaaacaaattattttgttaatatctataaataaa AGTTTGCAGAGGGAAGGTGCAAGTCCCGAGACTTTGGATGATGTTAATTCCCTTATCGACTATGTGGTTCATTCTAAGCAGACGAATGTAAACAGGACAAAGCCTTTGAAGGACGTGGTCCGCAAAAAAATCGAAGTTCCTCCCACCGTTCTTCATAAAGACGAGAACGTTGTATCATACCCATTTCAAATACCTCCAAGATACATTAGATACATTCAAACACGTGTCAG TGTTCCTGGAATAAAAATATCGGAAAATACAGTGATTCactataatttatataaagaAGATCGCGTCTTTATTGAAACATTCAATTCAAGATCGTCCGACCTTCAAATCTCTACCGTATCacatttatacaatttagGACAACTAATTagt AATGAATTCTTGATAATAATGGACATTTTGGAAAAAACCGCATCACAATGTAATGCCAATAAGCCTTTTTCCTACGAATTTG GGTTACTAATGGCCAGAGAAAATGGCGTTTCGGTACCAGCATATATACTACGCGAAGTTCATACTGTATCTCTTCATCATTCCCTAAAGgacattttatatactagATTTGCA CACTGGGTGAGAAGAAGAAATGAATTTGGATTACCATTGATAAGGCATTTATGGCCTCAGACATGTCCAAATGACACCTCCCCTCTCGCGTTGTTCAGGCCAAGGGCTAAGGATAAGATGTTACTCAGGAGATCCAGGAGAACTCAAGCCGaaaatattcaatatttatatcaCTTAATCGATGGTTTCAAACGG GTGTTGAAGATATTGAGTAAGATGAGGCAGAGAGATGAAAAGAAGTTGATATTGGCTGAGCTTGACATTGTGTTGTTCGACCAAAGGCGGAATGAACTTGTGGATCCAACTTATACGTGCCCATTTTGGAACTGTATACTAGATATCAAAAAATCTAAAGCCGTTAAAAGACGTAAAACCAACTCTAT ATGCAGTGATGAGGGTATTCCAGGCAGAGATATGAAGTTGGACTATGTTGAGCGTACTGTTTTGGGCGAGAATGTTCTTGATTTACCAGAACCCGAAAGTTACAAAACAATGCGCCTCACTAGAAGATTAGGCAGAGGTGGTCGAATCTGGATCGATCGGTTCCATATTAATCATAACACTAGCAACTCATTAAATAACTCAAATTCTCatactactactaaggatactaatactaataatactaaggaaTCAGGCACTAATGCTAATGCTTCTGAAACTAGtgataatactaataccaCAGCTGATAACACTGAAAATGCACAAATGgataaagaattaaaaataaaaaaagaaCCGGTGGAACAAGAAAGTGATAAAGAAGGTGTTGAGGATGAGGTTGCGATAAATAACAATCTTGACAGAGCGTTGAATTTGTCAAACTTTGacaattttaacatttacTCAAATGAAACCGTTTTGGATACTAGACCACCTTTTGCTAATCCATATGAAGCAGGTCATGTATACAACACTCTAG TTCTGTATTACTATCACcttatttgtttattatttctcTTAACACTAGTAATCTTGGTAATTTATGTGATGTGTAGGATTATCGATGTTTTCGATACCTGGATACATAAAGAAGCAGTTCCAGGTGCTGAACTTGCTGGACAACATGAACGTGCAGGACTCATCAAAGTAATTTCATCCGCTCCTCAAAATAATTCCATTCACTCGTTTGCATAA
- a CDS encoding uncharacterized protein (chr2.C.cand.61 - rna binding protein;~SR protein, putative), translated as MELDENEDFDLYEGLENFEDSSNSGADYTAPKDELYEKEDLSAEDDDLQLVVNDDDLVSKGAPIQAQTAPKKTTKHPLLNRKHRNFYVGAPTSGEVSTLPMGNIEFFVLVKNLPVWIDNSGLRTYVEGITGDVVYCKVLYNFYNGSPLGVGFVEFSQISSCTAFLKHKSQIGSEPMTVDVFSQLKSCEKYRDGIVSEPFTKSVCRHFSQPYSSTNFNAVSQQDLVEIEFERQQEELAKTGEYELVSKTFPWFNFDLVSMMGNSRRLSAKDSQPEPSNHLKAFSKNTKLDPFSNKLTLLNLNPIVLPSIPPPTLSHTKPLSQSVIPMSKNVDKRSPSQKTTKTPTNSSVSSEIPKDKKRDRNKYEKTDERSKKRKTKDRGELREKSRNRSRSRERSKQSKRKSPDRVSGRKSTPKRR; from the exons ATGGAGCTCGACGAAAATGAGGATTTCGACCTCTACGAGGGACTCGAAAATTTCGAGGATTCTTCTAACTCGGGAGCAGATTATACCGCACCTAAAGat GAATTATATGAGAAAGAGGATCTATCAGCTGAGGACGATGATTTACAGCTTGTTGTTAATGATGATGATTTGGTTTCGAAGGGAGCACCAATACAGGCCCAAACAGCACCGAAAAAAACAACAAAACATCCATTACTTAATAGAAAAC ATCGTAATTTTTATGTTGGCGCTCCTACGTCTGGAGAGGTATCGACGTTACCAATGGGTAACATAGAATTCTTTGTATTGGTTAAGAATTTGCCAGTTTGGATAGATAACTCAGGGCTTAGGACCTACGTTGAGGGAATTACTGGCGACGTGGTTTACTGCAAGGTTTTGTACAATTTTTACAACGGATCTCCTCTGGGTGTTGGCTTTGTGGAGTTTTCACAAATTTCGTCTTGCACAGCCTTTCTGAAACATAAGTCACAGATAGGGTCAGAACCGATGACAGTTGACGTTTTTTCTCAGCTCAAGAGTTGCGAAAAATACAGGGACGGTATTGTGTCAGAGCCCTTCACCAAGTCGGTTTGCCGTCACTTCTCACAGCCCTACTCAAGcactaattttaatgcCGTCTCACAGCAAGATTTGGTGGAAATTGAGTTTGAACGTCAACAGGAAGAACTCGCCAAAACCGGCGAGTATGAGCTAGTTTCAAAAACTTTTCCCTGGTTCAACTTCGACCTCGTCTCAATGATGGGTAATTCCCGACGCCTTTCTGCCAAGGACTCTCAACCCGAGCCCAGCAACCACCTCAAGGCTTTCTCTAAAAACACCAAACTGGATCCTTTCTCTAACAAACTAACACTCCTCAATCTTAACCCAATTGTGCTACCAAGCATCCCACCGCCCACACTATCTCACACTAAACCGTTATCGCAGAGTGTAATTCCTATGTCTAAGAATGTGGATAAGAGATCTCCTTCTCAGAAAACTACCAAAACACCAACTAACTCGAGTGTTTCATCAGAAATACCCAAAGATAAAAAGAGGGATAGAAATAAGTATGAGAAGACTGATGAAAGGTCAAAGAAAAGGAAGACTAAGGATCGGGGCGAGTTGAGAGAGAAGTCCAGGAATCGCAGCAGAAGTAGGGAAAGGTCAAAGCAATCTAAACGCAAATCTCCTGACCGAGTTTCAGGCAGAAAATCAACTCCCAAaagaagataa
- a CDS encoding uncharacterized protein (chr2.cand.451 - score = 12.14), whose protein sequence is MYGENVPRFYDNVTCRQFNMLGDYIRCYEKINLNYLLNDNSTAGDDNKHQIPDESTQPCLEKRMVNYYDNVVLSSKLKLAEEKIEQLKEQARKASEDFHSMELIMKQTYYNDLKLSQVSYGT, encoded by the exons ATGTACGGTGAAAATGTGCCGAGGTTTTATGATAACGTGACTTGCAGACAGTTTAACATGTTGGGAGACTACATCCGATGTTACGAAAAG ATTAAcctgaattatttattaaacgATAATTCCACAGCTGGAGATGATAATAAGCATCAAATACCAGATGAATCGACTCAACCC TGTTTGGAGAAGAGGATGGTGAATTACTACGATAATGTTGTTTTATCTTCCAAGCTCAAACTTGCTGAGGAAAAGATAGAACAGCTCAAAGAACAGGCCAGAAAGGCTTCAGAGGATTTTCATTCCATGGAATTAATCATGAAACAAACTTATTATAATGATCTTAAATTGTCACAAGTAAGTTACggtacttag
- a CDS encoding SNAP protein, putative (chr2.C.cand.56 -snap protein), whose translation MSTAEDLEKQAKKHTRKFLFNLLGDSSEEAQELYNQAGNKYKQLHQWKDACRCYYEAAKLSEKNNDDIFLATNLVELSNCMKKMNPTSNDFVDPLLRATEVYSNQGRFSQTGRILKNLAENFEEKLDYESAMKFYKKSAESYELDEYGKVSGSQVLLKYADLASSITDSYEECIQIYEEEGQKNLKNDLLKFGVKDLLFKAGVLRVLSADATDARIAFGKYCSWDRKFGKTREGKLLSSLIEAFEAGDFSKLQDELNVFESLGRLDNWKIKVLCKLKEKMEGASTPSGPVNDSDHVDLT comes from the exons ATGTCGACTGCTGAGGACCTTGAGAAACAGGCCAAAAAACACACCAggaaatttttatttaaccTTCTAGGCGATTCGTCCGAAGAAGCTCAGGAATTATACAACCAAGCCGGAAATAAATACAAACAATTACACCAAT GGAAGGATGCATGTAGATGTTATTATGAAGCGGCAAAATTATCGGAGAAGAACAATGATGACATTTTTTTAGCCACAAACCTAGTCGAGCTTTCAAACTGcatgaagaaaatgaatCCCACAT CTAATGATTTTGTGGACCCGTTATTGAGAGCAACTGAAGTGTATAGTAATCAAGGCCGTTTTTCTCAGACAGGTCGaatattaaagaatttaGCGGAGAACTTTGAGGAAAAATTGGACTATGAAAGTGCAATGAAGTTTTATAAAAAGTCCGCAGAATCTTATGAACTTGACGAATATGGCAAGGTCTCAGGTTCACAAGTGCTTTTAAAATACGCTGATCTCGCTTCTTCAATTACTGATTCTTATGAAGAGTGTATACAA ATATATGAAGAGGAGGGTCagaagaatttaaaaaatgatttgTTGAAGTTTGGTGTTAAGGATTTATTGTTTAAGGCGGGAGTGCTCAGAGTTTTAAGTGCTGACGCTACTGATGCCAGAATCGCTTTTGGTAAATATTGTTCCTGGGATCGGAAATTCGGTAAAACTCGAGAAGGGAAATTACTTTCT TCGTTAATTGAAGCCTTTGAAGCTGGAGATTTCTCAAAATTACAAGATGAATt GAATGTCTTTGAATCACTTGGAAGACTTGATAATTGGAAGATAAAGGTTTTATGCAAA ttaaaGGAGAAGATGGAGGGTGCTTCTACTCCATCCGGTCCAGTAAATGATTCAGATCATGTTGATttaacttaa
- a CDS encoding CTP:phosphorylcholine cytidylyltransferase, putative (chr2.C.cand.58 - Cytidylyltransferase), with protein sequence MLHLGQMRHLEQAKKMFKNVYLIAGVTEDDETIRYKSHIVNSMVERAEMLRHIKWVDEVIAPCPWIITPEFFHKNKLDFVAHDDIPYSAVQKVSENKTKHCEDIYKWLKDEGKFKATYRTEGISTTECIIKILQNYEDFIDKFLKNGLKPSELNIPITTGKSILLKKTILTLLDKLSTQLTQLTLTNEPLGAGFNDRIDLVISNLFKGVAIWLNKHSIILEDFKEIPYVPSHETVYSKSVSLEPVESIPKPNLPSANYKEDEEVVVYTYGVFDLLHYGHARHFEYVKKMFSRVRLIVGVLTDEDTVTCKGRLIQPLHIRAATLEHIKWVDEILSPCPLELTQEFLNKHRIDYVCYNDDPMINTESPLWCSLNKLGRVIYVPKTVSMCTTSLMLNILKNYDIYLKRSLDRGVCRRELKLGYAKERSLMVKSSIKNFQKKLNDEITQLTLMDKHIVSMVFRYGACTHH encoded by the exons ATGCTACATCTTGGACAGATGCGTCATCTTGAGCAAGCCAAGAAGATGTTTAAGAACGTGTATTTGATCGCAGGAGTGACTGAGGATGATGAAACTATCCGTTACAAAAGCCACATAGTAAACTCAATGGTAGAACGTGCAGAAATGCTAAGACATATAAAATGGGTCGATGAAGTAATTGCGCCGTGCCCTTGGATTATCACTCCAGAGTTCTTTCATAAGAACAAACTGGACTTTGTTGCTCACGACGATATTCCCTACAGCGCTGTCCAGAAAGTTTCTGAAAATAAGACCAAACACTGTGaagatatttataaatgGCTCAAAGATGAG gGTAAATTTAAGGCTACTTATCGTACTGAAGGCATTAGCACAACTGaatgtattattaaaattcttcAGAATTATGAGGATTTCATTGACAA GTTTTTGAAGAATGGTTTGAAACCTTCTGAACTTAATATTCCAATTACTACCGGAAAGTCAATTCTACTAAAGAAAACCATACTCACACTACTTGATAAACTATCCACACAACTTACTCAATTGACACTTACCAATGAACCTCTc GGTGCTGGATTTAATGATCGTATTGATTTAGTgatatcaaatttattcaagGGAGTGGCAATTTGGTTAAATAAGCACAGTATAATTTTGGAGGACTTTAAGGAAATTCCATACGTGCCTTCCCATGAAACGGTTTACAGTAAATCTGTTTCTTTGGAACCAGTTGAGTCAATTCCAAAACCCAATTTGCCGTCTGCAAACTATAAGGAAGACGAAGAAGTTGTAGTGTATACTTATGGCGTCTTTGACCTTTTGCACTATGGCCATGCGAGACATTTCGAATATGTTAAGAAAATGTTCAGCCGAGTGAGGTTGATTGTCGGAGTATTGACTGACGAGGACACAGTCACATGTAAGGGCAGGCTCATACAGCCTCTCCATATAAGGGCCGCAACTCTTGAACATATCAAATGGGTTGACGAAATTCTATCGCCTTGTCCTCTTGAGCTCACTCAAGAGTTTCTAAACAAACATAGGATAGATTATGTCTGCTACAACGACGATCCTATGATTAATACCGAGAGTCCCTTGTGGTGTAGTTTGAATAAACTTGGCCGTGTGATTTATGTTCCGAAAACAGTCTCAATGTGCACCACGTCACTTATGTTAAACATATTAAAGAATtatgatatttatttaaaacgGTCACTTGACCGTGGCGTTTGCAGACGTGAGCTAAAGCTTGGCTATGCTAAGGAAAGGTCATTGATGGTCAAGAGTTCCATCAAAAACTTTCAAAAGAAGttaaatgatgaaattacACAATTAACATTAATGGATAAACACATTGTATCTATGGTtttccgttacggtgcttgtaCACACCACTAA